Proteins co-encoded in one Osmerus mordax isolate fOsmMor3 chromosome 11, fOsmMor3.pri, whole genome shotgun sequence genomic window:
- the meis3 gene encoding LOW QUALITY PROTEIN: homeobox protein Meis3 (The sequence of the model RefSeq protein was modified relative to this genomic sequence to represent the inferred CDS: inserted 1 base in 1 codon; deleted 8 bases in 7 codons; substituted 1 base at 1 genomic stop codon), with protein MSARKNASHVGGAEPKRETDRRRATPLFPLLALVFEKCELATCSPRDVSGSVPLPPPRMTNHSDISALDSFNDDIAVFAKQIRSEKPIFSTNPDWITWXERMQVLRFHLSPVSQVHDLCDNFCHRYITCLKGKMPTDLVLDDREGGAKSDMEDFTGSCTSLSEQNASWLREADDCATPLGTPGASCMPSHSTDNCSDTGDGLDGALASPSTGEEDETDRDRRNNKKRGIFPRFVCMSVEKWFVTVLNVPSQHPYPSEEQKKQLAQDTGLTILQVNNWFINARRRIVQPMIDQSNRSGEALTVRGGPYSPEGAALGGYSLDGQAHLGLRAAGLQGMSSLPGDYPGALLPQAGYPHPGPSLHPYPGPXLLHGPPHPHPADALLGQGLDIHAH; from the exons ATGTCAGCCAGGAAGAACGCCAGCCATGTGGGCGGAGCCGAGCCAAAACGAGAAAcggacagaaggagag ccacCCCTCTGTTTCCCCTGCTGGCGCTG GTGTTTGAGAAGTGTGAGTTGGCC ACCTGTTCCCCTCGCGACGTGTCCGGGTCTGTCCCACTCCCACCTCCCCGAATGACCAATCACAGCGACATCTCCGC CCTCGACTCCTTCAACGATGACATCGCAGTCTTCGCCAAACAG ATTCGCTCAGAAAAGCCCATATTTTCCACAAACCCTGACTGGATAACTTGGTAAGAGAGGATGCA GGTTCTCCGATTCCACCT CTCTCCTGTGTCCCAGGTGCACGACCTGTGTGATAACTTCTGCCATCGCTACATCACCTGCCTGAAGGGAAAGATGCCCACAGACCTGGTC CTGGACGACCGCGAGGGCGGGGCCAAGTCC GACATGGAGGATTTCACTGGCTCCTGCACCAGTCTGTCAGAACAG AATGCGTCATGGTTACGGGAGGCGGATGACTGTGCCACCCCCCTGGGCACT CCCGGAGCCTCCTGCATGCCCTCCCACAGCACCGACAACTGCAGCGacacgg GAGACGGGCTGGACGGGGCTCTGGCCTCCCCcagcacaggagaggag gacgagaccgacagagacaggaggaacAACAAGAAGAGAGGAATCTTCCCAAG atttgtgtgtatgtcagtaGAAAAGTGGTTTGTGACGGTTCTGAATGTCCCCTCCCAGCACCCATACCCCTCAGAGGAGCAGAAGAAACAGCTGGCTCAGGACACAGGACTGACCATCCTACAGGTCAACAACTG GTTCATTAATGCCAGAAGGAGAATAGTCCAGCCTATGATTGATCAGTCAAATCGCTCAGGTGAGGCTCTTACT GTCAGGGGGGGTCCTTACAGCCCGGAAGGAGCAGCTCTGGGGGGCTACAGTCTGGACGGACAAGCCCACCTG GGGCTCCGCGCTGCAg gtctcCAGGGCATGTCGTCTCTTCCAGGGGACTACCCCGGGGCTCTCCTGCCCCAGGCGGGCTACCCTCACCCCGGCCCCTCCCTGCACCCCTACCCCGGCC TGCTGCTCCAcggccctccacacccccaccctgcagACGCCCTGCTGGGACAGGGCCTCGACATACACGCACACTAG